The proteins below come from a single Tribolium castaneum strain GA2 chromosome 9, icTriCast1.1, whole genome shotgun sequence genomic window:
- the Marc gene encoding mitochondrial amidoxime reducing component 2, which produces MGLNSVTQTVLFTSLVTAVTVVGSYLYQKWKQVKIPSNWERIGSVKKLHLYPLKSGHRVELQRAEVTEVGLRQTKEDEKIFQLRDRVLVVYGAKDHEFRTARTYPKMVLIDVSVHDEDHLAIDAPTMRTLYVKIPNRKDNAVAKVKCWNNEHIEAIDCGDEAAGWFSRYIIERDFGLRLGYNDASHRRDITKTHHKLLNYYKNLSNHSTGLFADLSSVTLINQHSVHDLNKRVGNNSNVTVENFRHNIIVDGPDLQPYDEDNWDWIKVGDNVILRNVKDCTRCVFTTISSENGIRDINRQPLKTLETYRKHSGPDHGPRFGTNLEVAKTGFINVGDPVFIARKEETQ; this is translated from the exons ATGGGTCTCAACAGTGTGACACAAACCGTCCTTTTTACAAGTCTTGTGACTGCTGTTACTGTCGTTGGTTCCTACTTGTATCAAAAATGGAAACAGGTCAAAATACCTTCGAATTGGGAACGCATAGGAAGCGTGAAAAAACTTCACTTGTATCCACTTAAAAGTGGACACAGAGTCGAATTACAAAGGGCTGAAGTAACAGAAGTTGGACTTAGACAAACTAAAGAGGACGAAAAGATCTTTCAGTTAAGAGACAG ggTTTTGGTAGTTTATGGAGCTAAGGACCATGAATTTCGCACTGCTCGGACCTACCCAAAAATGGTCCTCATTGATGTTTCGGTCCACGATGAGGATCACCTTGCCATAGATGCTCCCACTATGAGGACACTCTACGTTAAAATACCCAACCGAAAAGACAACGCCGTTGCTAAAGTCAAGTGTTGGAACAACGAACATATTGAAGCAATTGATTGTGGAGATGAGGCAGCTGGCTGGTTTTCCCGATACATAATTGAGCGAGATTTTGGTCTAAGACTAGGTTACAACGATGCCAGTCATCGACGCGATATTACAAAAACCCACCACAAACTCCTCAACTACTACAAGAACTTAAGCAACCATTCAACT GGCCTGTTTGCAGACTTGTCGAGTGTTACTCTCATCAATCAACATTCAGTTCACGATTTGAATAAACGAGTTGGTAACAATTCCAATGTTACTGTTGAAAATTTCAGACACAACATTATTGTTGATGGACCTGATTTGCAACCTTATGATGAAGACAATTGGGATTGGATCAAAGTCGGCGATAATGTTATTTTGAGAAATGTTAAAGACTGTACTAGGTGTGTCTTTACAACCATTTCGTCTGAAAACGGAATCAGGGATATAAATAGGCAACCGTTGAAAACTTTGGAAAC ATATCGCAAACATTCAGGACCTGATCATGGACCAAGATTCGGAACGAATTTAGAAGTTGCAAAAACTGGATTTATTAATGTTGGCGACCCTGTATTTATTGCCAGGAAGGAAGAAACGCAATAA
- the CCT4 gene encoding T-complex protein 1 subunit delta → MTIQASMGDGNKARGVVYKDKSKPSDVRLSNINAAKAVCDAIRTSLGPRGMDKMIQASNGEVTITNDGATILKQMNVIHPAAKMLVELSRAQDVEAGDGTTTVVVVAGALLDAAEKLLTRGIHPTAISESFQRAAKHAVDVLTSISKPIQLDNREQMVKSASTSLNSKVVSQQSSLLAPLAVDAVLKVVEPGREQVVSLSDIKVIKQIGGTVEDTELIDGVVFPQKVANVNGPKRIEKAKIGFIQFCISAPKTDMDHNVVVSDYAAMDRVLKEERTYILNIVKQIKKAGCNVLLIQKSILRDAVSDLALHFLDKIKCMVVKDIEREDVEFVCKSLGCRPIASLDHFTAENLVSADLVEEIGVGGNRMVKITGAQNAGKTVTLLVRGSNKLVLEEAERSLHDALCVIRCLVRKGAIVAGGGAPEIELALKLAALADTKEGIDAICLRAFANALEIIPFTLAENAGLNPIQTVTELRNRHAKGEISAGINVRKGSISDILEENVVQPLLVSVSAITFATETVRSILKIDDIVNTMT, encoded by the exons ATGACGATTCAAGCATCAATGGGTGATGGAAATAAAGCGCGAGGTGTGGTTTACAAAGACAAAAGTAAGCCGAGCGATGTCCGTCTCAGCAATATCAATGCCGCAAAAG CTGTATGCGATGCCATTCGTACGAGTTTGGGGCCAAGAGGCATGGATAAAATG attCAGGCGAGCAATGGTGAAGTCACCATCACCAACGATGGGGCTACGATTTTGAAACAAATGAATGTCATACATCCAGCTgcaaaaatg ttagTTGAGCTGTCACGTGCTCAGGATGTTGAAGCTGGCGATGGTACCACTACTGTTGTTGTAGTAGCGGGGGCTTTACTCGATGCtgctgaaaaattattaacacgGGGGATTCACCCAACTGCAATTTCTGAATCATTTCAACGAGCCGCCAAACACGCCGTCGAT GTTTTAACAAGCATTTCTAAGCCGATTCAATTAGATAATCGCGAACAAATGGTTAAAAGTGCGTCAACATCATTGAATTCAAAGGTTGTTTCACAACAATCAAGTCTGTTGGCTCCTTTGGCTGTTGATGCGGTTTTAAAGGTCGTAGAACCAG GGCGTGAACAAGTCGTTTCTTTGTCAGATATTAAAGTCATTAAGCAAATTGGGGGCACTGTTGAAGATACCGAATTAATAGATGGTGTTGTTTTTCCTCAAAAAGTTGCAAATGTCAATGGCCCGAAACGTATAGAGAAAGCCAAAATTGGATTTATTCAGTTTTGTATTTCTGCACCTAAAACCGATATGGATCATAATGTTGTTGTTTCTGATTATGCTGCTATGGATAGAGTTCTTAAGGAAGAGAGGACTTATATTTTGAATATTGTCAAGCAGATCAAGAAGGCTGGATGTAATGTCCTTttg atcCAGAAATCAATTCTTCGCGATGCCGTCTCTGATCTCGCTCTTCATTTTCTCGATAAAATCAAATGTATGGTCGTCAAAGACATTGAACGTGAAGACGTTGAATTTGTGTGTAAATCACTCGGTTGTCGTCCTATCGCATCTCTCGATCACTTTACCGCCGAAAATCTCGTTTCAGCCGATTTGGTTGAAGAGATCGGTGTTGGCGGCAATCGTATGGTGAAGATTACCGGTGCTCAAAATGCCGGTAAAACAGTGACACTTTTGGTTCGAGGCTCGAATAAATTAGTCCTTGAAGAGGCGGAAAGATCTTTACATGATGCATTGTGTGTGATTCGTTGTTTGGTACGAAAAGGAGCAATTGTAGCAGGTGGTGGTGCACCTGAGATTGAATTGGCCTTGAAACTGGCTGCTTTGGCTGATACAAAAGAGGGTATTGATGCGATCTGTTTGAGAGCTTTTGCAAATGCTTTGGAGATTATTCCGTTTACGTTGGCCGAAAATGCTGGTTTGAATCCAATTCAAACGGTGACAGAATTGAGGAATAGACATGCGAAAGGAGAAATTTCAGCAGGGATTAATGTGAGAAAGGGCTCGATTTCGGATATTTTAGAGGAGAATGTGGTACAACCGTTGTTGGTCAGCGTCAGTGCGATAACGTTTGCTACCGAAACGGTCCgatcaattttgaaaattgatgaTATt GTGAACACGATGACATAG
- the senju gene encoding UDP-galactose transporter senju yields the protein MSTFSWIELFPTKLSFVIFLAYILLFVGQGILVTASQKADNQYDYNIITVVLLTEVLKLIVSTLLYCKDNSPKSLVNNIVENRKVLGLYFVPALLYCFYNNLAFVNLSVFDPTTYYLLLQLRVVVTGILFQVIFSKTLSKKQWLSLLILTFGCMLKQINFTNQEKKSFISFDIVGLNGIFILLQIFCSCLAGVYNEYLLKKQGADVNIFIQNVFMYLDSIVCNVVLLSVRVSLSSAFTYENISKVFHYKVLLVMFNNAAIGIVTSFFLKTLNSILKTFASALELVLTAILSYLFFRIAIHLNTVLAIGAVMYAVYLYSQNPVSSKASSRQSDQIALIKSEQV from the exons ATGTCGACGTTTTCGTGGATCGAATTGTTCCCTACAAAACtgagttttgtaattttcttagCTTATATATTGTTGTTTGTAGGGCAAG gaaTATTAGTAACAGCCTCTCAAAAAGCAGACAATCAGTATGATTATAACATAATTACGGTAGTTCTACTAACTGAAGTTCTTAAATTGATTGTGTCAACATTGTTGTACTGTAAAGA CAATTCTCCAAAGTCGCTAGTCAACAATATAGTAGAAAATAGGAAAGTATTAGGGCTTTATTTTGTACCTGCACTCTTGTATTGTTTCTACAATAACCTTGCTTTCGTTAACTTATCAGTATTTGACCCCACAACTTATTACTTACTATTGCAATTGAGAGTTGTAGTCACTGGAATACTATTTCAAGTCATTTTTAGTAAAACTTTAAGCAAGAAGCAATGGCTttcattgttaattttaacatttggaTGCATGTTAAAACAGATTAATTTCACCAATCAAgagaaaaaatcatttatttcgTTCGATATCGTTGGTTTAAATGGCATTTTCAttcttttgcaaattttttgttcatgTCTTGCGGGAGTCTATAACGaatatcttttaaaaaaacaaggagCTGATGTGaatattttcattcaaaatgtTTTCATGTACTTGGATTCGATTGTTTGTAACGTGGTTTTATTAAGCGTACGAGTCTCTTTATCATCCGCGTTCACTTACGAAAACATTAGCAAAGTATTCCATTACAAAGTATTACTAGTAATGTTTAATAATGCCGCAATTGGTATTGTCACTAGTTTTTTCCTCAAAACTTTAAATtccattttaaaaactttcgcCAGTGCCTTAGAGCTGGTTCTGACGGCTATCttgagttatttattttttaggattGCCATTCATTTAAACACGGTTCTTGCTATTGGTGCTGTCATGTATGCCGTCTATTTATATTCCCAGAATCCAGTCTCATCAAAGGCCAGTAGTCGACAAAGCGATCAAATCGCTCTTATTAAAAGTGAACAAGTTtaa
- the TBC1D23 gene encoding TBC1 domain family member 23 isoform X2: MLLFYYRVADLESALLEECSVADIYCICKGKPLPDNLRAEVWQICLDVRDKGNQLDHFNEIYDLPNQSVLREDCRNFVSKLGNDEEDKLSVVSDLESILTFYCKSRNLTYIKNNGWIELLLPLLTLKVNRSTTYNLFEAIRDTYVPQNCHTNDGNAFHILRLLLLYHDPELCSFLDTKRITPDKYCLTWFQSLFAATCNLQVVINMWDYYFQQSDPFFIFFLSLIMVINAREQIISMKSESRDVIISNLTNMPCALEAEDVGDFCSLAQYYALKTPVSFRTDLMQNLYNGTNDAVVSQALCLPVSVSELVENTSNESGNIDAVRFFLVDCRPVEQYNAGHLPTAFHLDCNLMLQEPSAFNTAVQGLLSAQKQALAHNSTAGGEHLCFLGSGRNEEDQYTHMVVASFLQKHTQYVSLLTGGYCALHHYFSDDLEFLQDHNPKLCIVCGPMQQQQQQQQGQVKGQSTDLFGKISAAMKSKSAEVKEKLIDYIVNPNNSPVQERHVSSSDKIGKRYRNVAPVFSIDDDHENATTNNMEDATNEECRELVQIQSWLKHPEVIEHFPCQEVKINGFMYKSHLIVTNSELIVLREMPDRKGGIAEVIVKRPLSAIVKITARKRHPELITFKYGVPDGENLIISDMDRFLIPNADKATKVVSEQILKQLKNKE; the protein is encoded by the exons ATG ttattattttattataggGTGGCTGATTTAGAAAGCGCTTTACTGGAAGAATGTTCAGTTGCTGATATTTACTGTATTTGCAAAGGCAAACCTTTACCTGACAATTTACGAGCTGAAGTCTGGCAG atatgtCTCGACGTAAGAGACAAGGGGAACCAACTCGATCACTTTAACGAAATCTATGATTTGCCTAATCAATCTGTGCTACGAGAAGACTGTCGAAATTTCGTTTCAAAACTCGGCAATGACGAAGAGGATAAATTATCCGTTGTATCCGATTTAGAATcgattttaacattttattgcaaaagtCGCAACttgacttatattaaaaacaacggcTGGATTGAGCTTCTGCTCCCTTTGCTAACACTGAAAGTGAATCGTTCAACCACTTACAACCTGTTTGAGGCAATTAGAGACACTTACGTGCCTCAAAATTGTCACACAAATGACGGCAACGCTTTCCATATTTTGCGTCTTTTATTGCTCTATCACGATCCAGAATTGTGTTCATTTCTTGACACTAAACGTATCACACCTGATAAATATTGTCTGACATGGTTCCAGTCACTTTTCGCAGCCACTTGTAATTTACAAGTCGTCATAAACATGTGGGACTATTATTTTCAACAGTCTGACccgtttttcatttttttcctcTCGTTAATCATGGTAATAAACGCACGCGAGCAAATCATTTCAATGAAAAGCGAATCTCGAGATGTAATTATTTCGAATTTGACGAACATGCCGTGTGCTCTTGAGGCTGAAGACGTTGGTGATTTTTGTTCCTTGGCCCAATATTATGCCCTTAAAACACCCGTTAGTTTTCGGACCGATTTAATGCAAAACTTGTATAATGGCACAAATGATGCTGTAGTCTCTCAAGCGTTATGTCTCCCAGTTTCCGTAAGCGAACTAGTTGAAAATACGTCCAATGAGAGTGGAAATATAGACGCTGTAAGATTTTTCCTAGTTGATTGTCGACCTGTGGAACAGTACAATGCCGGTCATTTACCTACAGCTTTTCACTTGGACTGTAACTTAATGCTTCAAGAACCAAGTGCTTTTAATACTGCTGTTCAAGGCTTACTTTCGGCGCAAAAACAAGCTCTGGCACATAATTCTACAGCAGGTGGTGaacatttgtgttttttgggATCAGGTCGTAACGAAGAAGATCAATACACTCATATGGTTGTGGCTTCTTTCCTACAGAAGCACACTCAATACGTTTCACTTCTAACAGGAGGTTATTGTGCTCTTCATCATTACTTTTCGGATGATTTAGAGTTTTTACAAGATCATAATCCCAAACTTTGCATTGTGTGTGGCCCAatgcaacaacaacaacaacaacagcaAGGTCAAGTCAAGGGACAATCGACCGATTTGTTTGGGAAAATTTCAGCAGCAATGAAATCGAAATCGGCCGAAGTTAAAGAAAAACTTATCGATTATATCGTTAATCCCAACAATAGTCCCGTGCAAGAGAGACATGTTAGCAGTAGCGACAAAATCGGGAAAAGGTACCGAAATGTGGCACCTGTTTTTAGTATAGATGATGATCATGAAAATGCTACCACCAATAACATGGAAGATGCAACTAATGAAGAATGTCGCGAATTGGTACAAATACAATCATGGTTGAAACATCCCGAAGTTATTGAACATTTTCCGTGTCAGGAGGTGAAAATCAATGGTTTTATGTACAAAAGTCACTTGATTGTGACTAACAGTGAGCTTATAGTACTTAGAGAAATGCCCGATAGGAAAGGTGGCATTGCTGAAGTTATTGTAAAACGCCCCCTGTCGGcgattgttaaaataacagcGAGGAAACGTCATCCTGAACTTATCACTTTCAAGTATGGCGTGCCAGATGGTGAGAATTTAATTATATCTGACATGGATCGATTTCTTATACCCAATGCCGATAAAGCTACAAAAGTTGTATCTGAACAGATTTTAAAGCAGTTGAAGAATAAGGAGtaa
- the TBC1D23 gene encoding TBC1 domain family member 23 isoform X1, producing MASVDDDNGWVADLESALLEECSVADIYCICKGKPLPDNLRAEVWQICLDVRDKGNQLDHFNEIYDLPNQSVLREDCRNFVSKLGNDEEDKLSVVSDLESILTFYCKSRNLTYIKNNGWIELLLPLLTLKVNRSTTYNLFEAIRDTYVPQNCHTNDGNAFHILRLLLLYHDPELCSFLDTKRITPDKYCLTWFQSLFAATCNLQVVINMWDYYFQQSDPFFIFFLSLIMVINAREQIISMKSESRDVIISNLTNMPCALEAEDVGDFCSLAQYYALKTPVSFRTDLMQNLYNGTNDAVVSQALCLPVSVSELVENTSNESGNIDAVRFFLVDCRPVEQYNAGHLPTAFHLDCNLMLQEPSAFNTAVQGLLSAQKQALAHNSTAGGEHLCFLGSGRNEEDQYTHMVVASFLQKHTQYVSLLTGGYCALHHYFSDDLEFLQDHNPKLCIVCGPMQQQQQQQQGQVKGQSTDLFGKISAAMKSKSAEVKEKLIDYIVNPNNSPVQERHVSSSDKIGKRYRNVAPVFSIDDDHENATTNNMEDATNEECRELVQIQSWLKHPEVIEHFPCQEVKINGFMYKSHLIVTNSELIVLREMPDRKGGIAEVIVKRPLSAIVKITARKRHPELITFKYGVPDGENLIISDMDRFLIPNADKATKVVSEQILKQLKNKE from the exons ATGGCAAGTGTTGATGACGACAACGGATG gGTGGCTGATTTAGAAAGCGCTTTACTGGAAGAATGTTCAGTTGCTGATATTTACTGTATTTGCAAAGGCAAACCTTTACCTGACAATTTACGAGCTGAAGTCTGGCAG atatgtCTCGACGTAAGAGACAAGGGGAACCAACTCGATCACTTTAACGAAATCTATGATTTGCCTAATCAATCTGTGCTACGAGAAGACTGTCGAAATTTCGTTTCAAAACTCGGCAATGACGAAGAGGATAAATTATCCGTTGTATCCGATTTAGAATcgattttaacattttattgcaaaagtCGCAACttgacttatattaaaaacaacggcTGGATTGAGCTTCTGCTCCCTTTGCTAACACTGAAAGTGAATCGTTCAACCACTTACAACCTGTTTGAGGCAATTAGAGACACTTACGTGCCTCAAAATTGTCACACAAATGACGGCAACGCTTTCCATATTTTGCGTCTTTTATTGCTCTATCACGATCCAGAATTGTGTTCATTTCTTGACACTAAACGTATCACACCTGATAAATATTGTCTGACATGGTTCCAGTCACTTTTCGCAGCCACTTGTAATTTACAAGTCGTCATAAACATGTGGGACTATTATTTTCAACAGTCTGACccgtttttcatttttttcctcTCGTTAATCATGGTAATAAACGCACGCGAGCAAATCATTTCAATGAAAAGCGAATCTCGAGATGTAATTATTTCGAATTTGACGAACATGCCGTGTGCTCTTGAGGCTGAAGACGTTGGTGATTTTTGTTCCTTGGCCCAATATTATGCCCTTAAAACACCCGTTAGTTTTCGGACCGATTTAATGCAAAACTTGTATAATGGCACAAATGATGCTGTAGTCTCTCAAGCGTTATGTCTCCCAGTTTCCGTAAGCGAACTAGTTGAAAATACGTCCAATGAGAGTGGAAATATAGACGCTGTAAGATTTTTCCTAGTTGATTGTCGACCTGTGGAACAGTACAATGCCGGTCATTTACCTACAGCTTTTCACTTGGACTGTAACTTAATGCTTCAAGAACCAAGTGCTTTTAATACTGCTGTTCAAGGCTTACTTTCGGCGCAAAAACAAGCTCTGGCACATAATTCTACAGCAGGTGGTGaacatttgtgttttttgggATCAGGTCGTAACGAAGAAGATCAATACACTCATATGGTTGTGGCTTCTTTCCTACAGAAGCACACTCAATACGTTTCACTTCTAACAGGAGGTTATTGTGCTCTTCATCATTACTTTTCGGATGATTTAGAGTTTTTACAAGATCATAATCCCAAACTTTGCATTGTGTGTGGCCCAatgcaacaacaacaacaacaacagcaAGGTCAAGTCAAGGGACAATCGACCGATTTGTTTGGGAAAATTTCAGCAGCAATGAAATCGAAATCGGCCGAAGTTAAAGAAAAACTTATCGATTATATCGTTAATCCCAACAATAGTCCCGTGCAAGAGAGACATGTTAGCAGTAGCGACAAAATCGGGAAAAGGTACCGAAATGTGGCACCTGTTTTTAGTATAGATGATGATCATGAAAATGCTACCACCAATAACATGGAAGATGCAACTAATGAAGAATGTCGCGAATTGGTACAAATACAATCATGGTTGAAACATCCCGAAGTTATTGAACATTTTCCGTGTCAGGAGGTGAAAATCAATGGTTTTATGTACAAAAGTCACTTGATTGTGACTAACAGTGAGCTTATAGTACTTAGAGAAATGCCCGATAGGAAAGGTGGCATTGCTGAAGTTATTGTAAAACGCCCCCTGTCGGcgattgttaaaataacagcGAGGAAACGTCATCCTGAACTTATCACTTTCAAGTATGGCGTGCCAGATGGTGAGAATTTAATTATATCTGACATGGATCGATTTCTTATACCCAATGCCGATAAAGCTACAAAAGTTGTATCTGAACAGATTTTAAAGCAGTTGAAGAATAAGGAGtaa